Within the Calypte anna isolate BGI_N300 chromosome 10, bCalAnn1_v1.p, whole genome shotgun sequence genome, the region tttatatatattttatagagAAGATATTTCtctatatataaagaaatatacATACCATATGTGAtgtttgtatattttaaatatatttctttatatatatataaatgtatagaATATgcatagaaaatatatttctttatatatagaatatagttgtgtgtgtatatataaagaaaaaatatataaaagaaatatatatatatatatatatatacctgtATTGATAAAATcagggcagggaggggctgAGCTGACAGGCAGTGCTGGACCCCTCAGAACTGGGGCATCCCAGAGTCCCTGGCATCTCCCACTGCTAATTTCCTTGGCAAAGGGCTGAATTTGGGGgcaaaaaaagggttttttctggAGTGGTGTGAATGTACtactggcagggagcaggggctggTAATTGTTactgttgttgttattattattattattatattttttttaagtaatttataATTCTGCTGCCTGTAAATTAAACCCAAGTCTGTACATGAGCGGTGAATCTTCCCAGGTGTCGTGCTGGGGAGGGTTCAAAACCGgggaaaaacatgaaataaaagtgTAATTCTGCAGAGTTCTGCCAACTGTTCTGGTGCCCAGGGTAGGAGGGGACCCGCTCCTTGCACCCCAAGGTTCTGCTGGGGCCTCTGGGTGGTTTCCATCTGCCACCAGCCCATGGTTGCAGGGAGGGGGCTTGggggatttttctttccccaatcCACCACCCCCcgaaaaaaaacctgctctgcCTCCCATCTCTTCACAGCATTTAATTTAGTTCAGATCGTTTCTGTTCGGATCATTTAATTCAGATTGTTTAGttcagattaattaattaattcagaTAAATTCTATTCAGGATTTTTTATAATGCAGattgttaataattttttcacccagattattactttttattttatgtttagaTTCATTCTGATCAGATTCTGTCTAATGATATTCTGCTactttattttcaatttatttgaATTCAGATAATTTTGGATTACTTCTCTTAATCTTATTTATATTCAGATTATCTCTTTTCAGATTGCTTCTATTCAGATTTTTTCCCATTCAGATATTTTGTATCTATTTATTTACAGACTATTATAGATTATTCcctttaatgttatttttattcagatatTTCCAGTCAGgttatttatatttatcttATTTATATTCAGATAGCTTTTTTTCAATCTATTTGTATTCAGATTGTTTCAGGTTATGGCTATTCTTCTTCTTTATATTCAGATTGTATAactcaaattatttattttcagatttcttcagaTTGTTTCTACTCagtttttggtggggttttgtttttttttgtttttgttttttcattattattcctTTTCAGATTATTGGAGatcatttcatttctcaattATTTCAACCAGAGTACTTTTATtcaagttatttattttcattttatttatattcccATTATTTCAATTAATCTTACTTATATTCTGATTGTTTAATTCAGATTATTTATAATTAGCTTACTTATattcaggtaatttttttctatttatttatattattgaCTTTTGTATTATTTGTGTTGATTATTGATATTTAACTGGTGTGTGTTGCCCCCAGTGCCCCTCCTGATTAGGGGACCCAGAGTCACAGCGCATGGAGCCCAGCTGCAAAAGCCTCTTTATTTGGAGTATAAAAAGGGGAGGGAGACACCCAGGCCAGTGTCACTCCTGGGCTGACATCACCCCTGGGATGGCATCAACCTTGGCCACTGTCACTCCTGAGCTGGCATCATCCGCAGGCTGGTGTCaccctgggtgctggtgggtccCCGTGGGTGCTGGTGCCACAGCCAGGGCACCTTGGCTGAGTCCATGGTTTTCTCCAGCCTGGGTTTAGGACAGTGGCACCCATGAAAGCATCCAAAGAGGTGCTTCTGGTGCATCTGGCACATGCTTGGGGACATTCCTCTGCCGCCAGCTGTCAACAGGGAGGCTGGTCCCACatgccagctgccagcagcatcccatgGTCCTGGCCACCACCCTGGAGATGGGACCCCAGGGATCTTCATGCCCTGCAGCAACCCAAGGTGAGGAGACACAGGGGTGACAGGGTGTCAGCACTGGGTGGCAAACAGGATGACATCAGGGTGTGTGGTGGGGTCAGTTCTTGAACATGTcacacagcagcttctccatGGGGGTGTTGCCGATGGTCCGGCGGAAGAAGAGCAGCTCCACACGCTCAGAGGAGATGAAACGCAGCgctgggaggagcagcagcagcttcccaaaCCTGGAGGACAGAGTAGTGGCCATGGGTGGGTATCCCCACCCCTGGTGTCACACGTGACGTTGTGGGATGGCGGTACCtgacaggctgcccagggtagtGAGAACGGTTGTGTTGGCCCAGCATCACCTGTGATTGGTCCTGCAGGTTCTCCACCTGCTCAGGGTCCTTCAAGCCTCGGGTCTCTGCAGGGAAAAGGAGGTGACAGAGTGGGGTAGGGACAGAGGGATGACCGGTGGTGGATGCTGGTGGGTCCCTCACCTGGTTTGAAGAGCACCACGGCCTTCATGCAGGCAAATTCAGTGGGATCAACAGCCAAAGCCTTGAAACGGCCAAGAGTCTCCTGCAGTGCCCGGATGTCCAggctggctggcagcagcttGCCGGGGACTGGCTCAGGGACAGCCAGCAGCGGGCAGCTCTCCAGGGGCATAGACCACTGGATGGCACAGAGCAGGAACAGCTCGCTCCAAGCTTCCTCCAGCAGGATCACCTGGGGTGAGCAGGGGGGAGGCCCAAAAACCCCTGTCACCCCGAAGCCTCCAGCACCTGAAGCCACCAGAGTTGGGGAGCAGACCTTAAGACCCTATGGTGAGTGTTGTGGGGATGCTCCagccatccccatcccatctgTTATCTACAATTTTTGTGATCCCTAATGACCCTAGGGGGGTCCCCAGCCCCACCTGATCACGAAAGGGTAGGTTGGAGAAGACAGGCAGGTTTTTTGCCCATTTCACAGCCATGAAGAGGAGACGTGCTGAGGTCTCATAAATGTTTTCAGGGCCAGCTGCTGGGTACGGTGCCACCTGGTACTCGCTGGCTGCTCGCTCTGGCTCACTGCCTGTCACATCCACTGTCTCATCGGCTGCTGGGACAGAAGGGGATGCTGGTGGTCAGCCCACTGTAAGGACATcctgctgcctgtcccctccccaTCTGTGGCCACCTACCATCCTCGGGCTCCAGCTTGGCGCAGGTCTCAGCGGTCATCAGGCTCGCCATAAAGCGATGGTTGGTGGGTGGTGTGGGTGCTCGGGGACCAGGGGTGGTGGTGACAGTGGCACCAGGACCACGAG harbors:
- the NR2E3 gene encoding photoreceptor-specific nuclear receptor; translated protein: MAASPAGSVVSTGLGDSPTGLSPAPGKALSPVLLCKVCGDTSSGKHYGIYACNGCSGFFKRSVRRKLIYRCQAGTGLCPVDKAHRNQCQACRLKKCLQAGMNKDAVQNERQPRSMAQVRLDSIELDAELPPEHVATTREVPPSPCPAPRGPGATVTTTPGPRAPTPPTNHRFMASLMTAETCAKLEPEDADETVDVTGSEPERAASEYQVAPYPAAGPENIYETSARLLFMAVKWAKNLPVFSNLPFRDQVILLEEAWSELFLLCAIQWSMPLESCPLLAVPEPVPGKLLPASLDIRALQETLGRFKALAVDPTEFACMKAVVLFKPETRGLKDPEQVENLQDQSQVMLGQHNRSHYPGQPVRFGKLLLLLPALRFISSERVELLFFRRTIGNTPMEKLLCDMFKN